The Elusimicrobiota bacterium sequence AATAATCGTACCGGCGATGTACTGACTGGCCAGATCGGGGCTTATCCAGGACTGCAGGAGATGCCGGAAGAAAAGCCAGCTGAAGAACGCCATCGAGAAGGGTTTGACCAGCCAATTCACAATGAGGGTTACGACCAGACCGCCGGGCCGCTTTCCCACGTTTTTAATCGAGGCGAAATCGATCTTAAGCATCATCGGGTAGATCATCAACCAGATGAGTACCGCTATCGGAATATTGATGTGGCTTCCCTGGCCGAACTCCATACGGCGCAGTGCATCGACCAATCCCGGGAGCGTCTGGCCGATCAAGATTCCTAGCCCCATGCAGATGGCGACCCACAGCGTGAGGGTGCGTTCAAAAGTATTCATCTTCTTCATAGAATTCGCTCTTTCATCGATTTCTTTTCACTTTCCACCACTTCTGGAGATTCACCCTATCGCGTCCTAGCACCTTAACTTCTTCGGAGCAGCCACGCAGGCAGCCCAAAATCCCCCGATGGAATGCGTTTTGCGGTTCGCACAAGGAATAGTGTTTCCAGAGCCCTTCCTTCCGGTCTCGAACCAGACCAGCCCGGCGAAGATAAGCCAGATGGCGGGATACTTTTGATTGGGGAAGGCGGAGAGTTTTCAGGAGGTCGCAGACGCAAAGTTCGCCATGCGTCAGCAGATGGAGAATCCGAAGCCGCGTCTCATCGGCAAACGCCTTAAACATCCGATCCGGTTGGGTGGCTTTCATCTATATCTGCCTTGGCAGATATAGTAGCACACTTCAGGAGGACTAGAGGATGTTGCTTCCGGTTTTAAACCTCAAGGGGTAGGGGACGTTGCTTCCTTTCTTCCTTTTTATTTTTATGAATAAATGGGTCTCGTTTTCATCTAAGAGATGTGCCTCGTCAACCGCGCCTGAACCTCCCCGGCCTGTTTTATCACGTCATGGTCCGGGGCATTGAACGTCGCAGGATTTTCCGGTGTCCCGCTGATTATCTGGATTTCCTTCGACGCCTCGGTGACGGCCTGTCCAAGACCGGCTGCCGTTGCTTTGCCTGGGCGCTTATGCCCAATCATCTGCACCTGCTGCTCTTAAGCGGTGTTCGAGGCTTGGTCTCGTTGATGCATCCCCTGCTCACCGGATATGCCGTCAACTTTAACACCAAATATCGCCGTGTCGGCCATCTCTTCCAGAACCGCTACAAGGCCATCATCTGCGAAGAGGACCCTTACTTCCTTGAATTGGTCCGCTATATCGGGCTCCAACCCGTGCGTGCCGGTTTTCTTCATACCCCGGAAGAACTAGCGCGCTACCCTTGGACCAGTCACCCAGCGATCATCGGCGAGACTGCGGATTCCTGGTTAGAAGTGGATGAGGTTCTGAGCCGGTTTGGATCGGAGCGGCTGCAGGCCAGAGCCGCCTATCAGCGCTTTATATTGGACGGCTGGGACCAAGGCTATCGAAACGATCTGGAAGGAGGCGGGCTTCTGCGCAGCGTGGGTGGGATCTCCGGTGCTCTGGCCCTGAGGCGCTCGGGCCAACAACAGATGGCGGATGTCCGAATCCTGGGCAGTGGCTCTTTCGTCGAAGGGATTCTGCATCAGTCCGAGACTCTGAAGCAAACGAGTCAGGCGATGACGCAACAATGGTCTCTGGAGGAGCTTCAACAGGCCATCGCCGAATGGACCGGCGTCAAGACGGATGAGTTGACTTCCGGGGATCGCCGGCGCACTGTCGCAGCAGCCAGAGCTCTCTTTATTTTTGCCGCCCGGGAATGGTTGGGGATGACAGGAGCTGCCCTGGGACGTCAGCTCGGTCTATCCAGCGGAAGCCTGTCGAAGGCTTTTGGACGCGGACGAGACCTAGCTCAAGAACGGCAACTTCTAATCCATATCAAAAGGAAGAAAGGAAGCAACGTCCCCTACTCCAACGTCCCCTACTCCAATACGGCGCCGGTGTCGGCGCTGGTCACAAAACGCGCATAGCGTCCCAGCCAGCCGCGCTCCACGCGAGGCTTAAAGGGTTTAAGCGCCTTCAAACGTTTAGCGATCTCCGCCGAAGAAAGCAAAACATCCAGCTTTCCCTTAACGGTATCGATCCGGATCCGGTCGCCTTTCTTCAGAATAGCGATCGGCCCGCCAGCCGCCGCCTCAGGGGAGACGTGCCCGATACAAAGTCCTCGTGTGCCGCCGGAGAACCGGCCATCCGTAATCAGCGCCACCCGAAGACCCGCGCCGACAATGGCGGAGGTCGGGCTCAGCATCTCCTGCATCCCGGGCCCGCCGCGTGGTCCTTCGTAGCGAATCACGACGACGTCGCCGTTCTTGACCTTGCCGCTCAACACGCCGTCCCGCGCGTCTTCCTGGGATTCAAAGATGTTCGCCGGTCCTTCAAATTGCATCATGTCCGGCGCCACACCAGCGGCTTTCACAACCGCCCCGCGGGGAGTGATGTTCCCGAACAGAACGGCAAGCCCGCCGGTCTGACTGAAGGGATTGGCCACCGTCCGGATAACGTTGCCATCCGGCGCCGGCGCTTGATCCAACATGTCGCCCAGCTGCCCCGTCACGGTAGGGCAATCGGTCTTCAGCCCGGCCCTGGATTTTGCCGCTTCTTTTAAAATCGCAGCAATTCCTCCTGCGGCATGGACGTCCTGGAGATGGACATCGGGCCGGGAAGGACTCACCTTGCAGATGCACGGCGTGCGTTTAGCCAGCGCACTGAGACGGCGCAGGTCATAACGCACCCCGGCCTCATGGGCCAGCGCCATCGTATGCAGAACGGTATTGGTGGAACCGCCCATCGCCATATCCAGAATGAACGCGTTATCCAGAGCCGCCAGCGTCACGATATCCCGCGGCCGGAGCTTCAGATCGATGCACCGTTTGAGCGCGTGCGCCGCCCGGCGAAGAAGCGCTTCCCTCTCCGGATTCGGAACCATCTGTCCGTTCACCCGCTGTTCAGCCGGAATCGTGCCGTTGCCCGGAAGCGCCAGCCCGATCGCTTCGCCCAGACAATTCATCGAGTTGGCCGTAAACATCCCGGCGCAGGAGCCGCAGCCGGGGCATGCCCGCTCCGCCAAGGCGGAGAGTTCCTGCTCGGACATTTTGCCGACGGACTGCTTTCCGACCCCTTCAAAAACGGTAATGAGATCGGTGTTGCCGCCCCCGGCAAGCATCGGGCCGCCGGAGACATACACCGCCGGGATGTTGAGGCGTACCATCGCGTTGTACATCCCCGGCACGATCTTGTCGCAGTTGCCGATGCCGATCCAGCCGTCGCACGGGTGGGCGCCGATCACGGTTTCAATCTGGTCGGTGATGAGCTCACGGCTCGGAAGCGAGTACTTCATCCCGAAATGCCCCATGGCGATGCCGTCATCGACGGCCCCGCCGACGTTGCAGTACCAGACGTTGTAGCCCAGGCTTTTGAGCTCCCGCTCAACAAGATGCCCCAACTTTTCCAGATGGGCGTGCCCGGGGATATGGGTGGTGTAAGAGTTGACAACCGTCACGAACGGCTTTTTGCGGTCCGCTATCGAACCAATAACACCCGCCGCCTTCATCAATGAGGCAGCCGGCAGCATTTGAAAGCCTTCTCCGACAATACGGCTGCCTTTCTTGCGAAGGTTATCGATGCCCTCGTTGATCCATCCCTTATCGCTGTGTTTAGCCATGAGCGTTCTCCCTAATCTGCTGTTTTCTTTATCAGGCTGTGTCACAACTCGTCATCCCCGGCGGTCACTGGCCGGGGATCCAAGCATCTTGGCATGATGGATTCCCCGCCTGTGGCCGCGGGGAATGACGAAGTGTGTCGCTATGACACGCTTTCTTTATTAAACCATAAGACGCCTTTAAGAGCGCAGAACCTCCAGCTTTTTGACCAGGATATCAACGATGGATGGGGTTGACTTCTGACTGGCTTTACCGGGCGGCGGAACGGCCCGCGATCCAGCCGGTGGTCCAGGCGTTTTGAAAGTTAAACCCGCCCGTGAGCGCATCGATATCGAGGATTTCCCCGGCGAAATAAAGCCCGGGAGACTTTTTGCTCTCCATCGTCCGGAAGTCGACTTCATCCAGGCGCACGCCGCCGC is a genomic window containing:
- a CDS encoding metalloregulator ArsR/SmtB family transcription factor, giving the protein MKATQPDRMFKAFADETRLRILHLLTHGELCVCDLLKTLRLPQSKVSRHLAYLRRAGLVRDRKEGLWKHYSLCEPQNAFHRGILGCLRGCSEEVKVLGRDRVNLQKWWKVKRNR
- a CDS encoding transposase — protein: MPRQPRLNLPGLFYHVMVRGIERRRIFRCPADYLDFLRRLGDGLSKTGCRCFAWALMPNHLHLLLLSGVRGLVSLMHPLLTGYAVNFNTKYRRVGHLFQNRYKAIICEEDPYFLELVRYIGLQPVRAGFLHTPEELARYPWTSHPAIIGETADSWLEVDEVLSRFGSERLQARAAYQRFILDGWDQGYRNDLEGGGLLRSVGGISGALALRRSGQQQMADVRILGSGSFVEGILHQSETLKQTSQAMTQQWSLEELQQAIAEWTGVKTDELTSGDRRRTVAAARALFIFAAREWLGMTGAALGRQLGLSSGSLSKAFGRGRDLAQERQLLIHIKRKKGSNVPYSNVPYSNTAPVSALVTKRA
- the ilvD gene encoding dihydroxy-acid dehydratase; translation: MLPAASLMKAAGVIGSIADRKKPFVTVVNSYTTHIPGHAHLEKLGHLVERELKSLGYNVWYCNVGGAVDDGIAMGHFGMKYSLPSRELITDQIETVIGAHPCDGWIGIGNCDKIVPGMYNAMVRLNIPAVYVSGGPMLAGGGNTDLITVFEGVGKQSVGKMSEQELSALAERACPGCGSCAGMFTANSMNCLGEAIGLALPGNGTIPAEQRVNGQMVPNPEREALLRRAAHALKRCIDLKLRPRDIVTLAALDNAFILDMAMGGSTNTVLHTMALAHEAGVRYDLRRLSALAKRTPCICKVSPSRPDVHLQDVHAAGGIAAILKEAAKSRAGLKTDCPTVTGQLGDMLDQAPAPDGNVIRTVANPFSQTGGLAVLFGNITPRGAVVKAAGVAPDMMQFEGPANIFESQEDARDGVLSGKVKNGDVVVIRYEGPRGGPGMQEMLSPTSAIVGAGLRVALITDGRFSGGTRGLCIGHVSPEAAAGGPIAILKKGDRIRIDTVKGKLDVLLSSAEIAKRLKALKPFKPRVERGWLGRYARFVTSADTGAVLE